One window of Alkaliphilus metalliredigens QYMF genomic DNA carries:
- a CDS encoding DUF5714 domain-containing protein: METEKISSISSCUGPSHEGVGQHQEESQENCLVCGEKLAYLEIGKVLRCMDCGKQELGYVHCAKGHYICDHCHGEKSFNIILGLIASAEGINPLLIGEQIINEAPIPMLGCEHAWVAAGSLLAAIKNHGEIDVTEEQLIEVLNRTKKQAIGAYCGLTGICGVAPAIGAVYSVILGAACPKNEETAATMHVVSKVIEAIANETGPCCCKNFVHTALKVACDYSEKYLEIQLPSTHDIVCQHSDRHPHGCREQQCSYYSNQKEAKRTV; the protein is encoded by the coding sequence ATGGAAACAGAAAAAATAAGCTCTATTAGTAGTTGCTGAGGACCTTCCCATGAAGGTGTTGGTCAACACCAAGAAGAGAGTCAAGAGAATTGTCTTGTTTGTGGTGAAAAGCTAGCTTATTTAGAAATAGGCAAAGTGCTTAGATGTATGGACTGCGGTAAGCAAGAATTAGGCTATGTCCATTGTGCAAAGGGGCATTATATTTGTGACCATTGTCATGGAGAAAAATCCTTCAATATCATTTTAGGTTTAATTGCCTCTGCAGAGGGAATAAACCCATTATTAATAGGAGAACAAATCATTAATGAAGCCCCCATACCAATGTTGGGCTGTGAACATGCTTGGGTTGCAGCGGGCTCACTATTGGCTGCTATAAAAAATCACGGGGAAATTGATGTCACAGAAGAGCAACTAATAGAAGTCTTAAATAGAACAAAAAAACAAGCCATAGGAGCCTATTGTGGCTTGACAGGAATTTGTGGAGTAGCCCCAGCTATTGGTGCTGTCTATAGTGTTATTTTAGGAGCAGCCTGCCCTAAAAATGAAGAGACAGCAGCTACCATGCATGTGGTTTCAAAGGTTATTGAAGCCATAGCTAATGAAACAGGTCCCTGCTGTTGTAAAAACTTTGTACATACAGCCCTAAAGGTTGCCTGTGATTATTCGGAAAAATATCTTGAAATACAGCTTCCATCTACTCATGATATTGTTTGTCAGCACAGTGATCGACATCCCCATGGGTGTAGAGAGCAGCAATGTAGCTACTACTCTAATCAAAAGGAAGCCAAGAGAACAGTATAG
- a CDS encoding selenium metabolism-associated LysR family transcriptional regulator, with protein sequence MDFKQLEAFVAVVKFKNFSKAGQHLYLSQPTISSHISNLEKQLNTILINRSNKKITATKAGDLLYDYAISMINLKHKAIFKLGEFEGQISGNIELASSTIPEQYIIPDLICEFNKMYPHVTFTMRHYDSKQVVDGIINGEIDFGIIGRNIPHKQLQYVELNHDELLFVTPYTEPYNHSHAELTLQDILKEKFIFREKGSGTRALFEESLNTTGFAVSDLKIVAFIENTEAIKQCIRRGLGVSFLSSKAVEDEIKYNLLSAHRIKDLNLQRNFYFVYHKHRSPSPLEAEFQSFVCQYFKNGETSNE encoded by the coding sequence ATGGATTTCAAACAATTAGAAGCCTTTGTCGCCGTTGTAAAGTTCAAGAACTTTTCAAAGGCAGGACAGCATTTATATCTAAGCCAACCTACCATAAGCAGTCATATTTCAAACTTAGAAAAACAACTCAACACAATACTTATTAATCGTTCAAACAAAAAAATTACAGCTACCAAGGCTGGAGATTTATTGTATGACTATGCTATCAGTATGATTAATTTGAAGCATAAGGCCATATTTAAGCTTGGGGAGTTTGAAGGGCAAATATCAGGTAATATTGAACTTGCTTCCAGCACAATCCCAGAACAATATATTATTCCAGATCTCATATGTGAATTCAATAAAATGTATCCTCATGTTACCTTTACCATGCGCCACTATGACTCAAAACAGGTAGTAGATGGTATTATCAATGGAGAAATTGATTTCGGCATTATCGGACGCAATATCCCTCATAAACAGCTTCAATATGTGGAACTAAATCATGATGAACTACTGTTCGTTACTCCCTACACCGAACCCTATAATCATTCTCATGCTGAACTCACCCTTCAAGATATATTGAAGGAAAAGTTTATTTTTAGAGAAAAGGGTTCTGGTACTAGAGCTCTTTTCGAAGAGTCGTTGAATACAACGGGCTTTGCTGTATCCGATCTAAAAATAGTGGCTTTTATTGAAAATACTGAGGCCATAAAGCAATGTATCCGTAGAGGCTTGGGGGTTTCCTTCCTATCTAGTAAGGCTGTTGAAGATGAGATTAAGTATAATCTATTAAGTGCCCATAGAATTAAAGACCTAAATTTACAAAGAAACTTTTATTTTGTCTATCATAAGCATCGTTCTCCCTCTCCATTAGAAGCCGAATTCCAAAGTTTTGTTTGTCAGTATTTTAAAAATGGTGAGACTTCTAATGAGTAG
- a CDS encoding DUF1858 domain-containing protein, whose protein sequence is MKKVTEDMTIAEVLKMDREVAGIFMKYGLHCLGCPGATMESISDAGNVHGIDVSLLIADLNKHFESN, encoded by the coding sequence ATGAAAAAAGTAACGGAAGATATGACAATTGCAGAAGTATTAAAAATGGATAGAGAAGTGGCTGGTATTTTTATGAAATACGGACTACATTGTCTAGGATGCCCTGGAGCAACTATGGAAAGTATTTCCGATGCAGGAAACGTACATGGTATAGATGTGAGTTTACTCATAGCTGATCTAAATAAACACTTTGAGTCTAACTAA
- a CDS encoding ArsR/SmtB family transcription factor, whose amino-acid sequence MDDQVEILKALADKNRLLIIEMLSCGELCACDIMDGLALTQPTISHHMKILQHAKLVKRRKEGKWVFYSINQEKVDELQGFLKHLTSFKEDCVCKGATQESCYCR is encoded by the coding sequence ATGGACGATCAAGTAGAAATACTAAAAGCTTTGGCAGATAAAAATAGACTGCTCATTATAGAGATGCTTTCCTGTGGGGAGCTGTGTGCCTGCGATATTATGGATGGACTAGCGTTAACACAGCCAACAATTTCACATCACATGAAGATTCTACAGCATGCTAAGCTTGTGAAGAGAAGAAAGGAAGGGAAATGGGTATTTTATTCGATTAATCAAGAAAAAGTCGATGAACTCCAGGGCTTTCTTAAACACCTAACGTCATTTAAAGAAGACTGTGTTTGTAAAGGAGCTACTCAAGAAAGCTGTTATTGTAGATAA
- a CDS encoding arsenate reductase ArsC: protein MKKKVAFVCVHNSCRSQMAEGWAKKLGSHVLEVYSAGTEDYPEVKPGAVQVMEEAGVDMSEHSPKLLTDIPEEVDYLITMGCNVVCPFVPCSHSEDWGLEDPSGGPTEGFRNTRDLIKAKVEDFIKRVENNEI, encoded by the coding sequence ATGAAAAAAAAGGTAGCATTTGTATGTGTTCACAATTCTTGTCGTTCACAAATGGCAGAGGGGTGGGCGAAAAAGTTAGGCAGTCATGTACTGGAAGTATACTCAGCTGGAACAGAAGACTATCCAGAAGTAAAGCCTGGGGCAGTTCAAGTAATGGAGGAAGCAGGAGTCGATATGAGTGAACACAGTCCTAAGCTATTAACTGATATTCCAGAAGAAGTTGATTATCTGATTACCATGGGATGCAATGTCGTGTGCCCCTTTGTACCATGCAGTCACAGTGAAGATTGGGGACTTGAGGATCCCTCTGGTGGACCAACGGAAGGTTTTAGAAATACAAGGGATCTGATTAAGGCAAAGGTAGAGGACTTCATCAAAAGAGTAGAAAATAACGAAATATAA
- the arsB gene encoding ACR3 family arsenite efflux transporter, giving the protein MGNENVVQEGKGIGFFERYLTVWVAACIVVGVAIGQLIPAVPETLSRWEYAQVSIPVAILIWLMIYPMMLKIDFTSIVEATKKPKGIIVTCVTNWLIKPFTMYLIAAFFFKIVFQNLIPESLANDYLAGAVLLGAAPCTAMVFVWSHLTKGDPAYTLVQVAVNNIILLFAFTPIVAVLLGITDVIVPYDTLFLSVVLFIVIPLVGGYLSRKYIVQSKGIEYFENVFLKKFDNVTIVGLLLTLVIIFTFQAEVILSNPLHVLLIAIPLTIQTFFIFFLAYGWAKAWKLPHNIASPAGMIGASNFFELAVAVAITLFGLNSGATLATVVGVLVEVPVMLTLVKISNRTRHWFPEVAREN; this is encoded by the coding sequence ATGGGCAATGAAAATGTTGTTCAAGAGGGAAAAGGGATTGGTTTTTTTGAGAGATATTTAACTGTGTGGGTAGCTGCATGTATTGTTGTTGGAGTGGCGATTGGCCAATTAATACCAGCCGTTCCAGAGACATTAAGTCGATGGGAATATGCCCAAGTGTCTATCCCTGTAGCAATTCTAATTTGGTTAATGATTTATCCCATGATGCTAAAGATTGACTTTACCAGTATTGTAGAAGCCACTAAAAAGCCTAAGGGTATCATTGTCACCTGTGTTACCAATTGGTTAATCAAACCATTTACAATGTATTTAATTGCGGCTTTCTTTTTTAAGATTGTATTCCAAAATTTGATTCCAGAGAGTTTAGCCAATGATTACTTGGCAGGTGCAGTGCTATTGGGAGCCGCTCCTTGTACTGCAATGGTATTTGTTTGGAGTCATTTAACAAAGGGCGACCCAGCCTATACATTGGTACAGGTAGCGGTTAATAATATTATATTACTATTTGCCTTTACACCTATTGTTGCGGTTTTACTAGGAATCACTGACGTCATTGTTCCCTATGACACATTGTTTTTATCTGTTGTTTTATTTATTGTGATTCCTTTAGTTGGAGGCTATTTATCTAGAAAATATATTGTACAAAGTAAAGGGATAGAGTATTTTGAAAATGTATTTCTTAAGAAATTTGATAATGTAACGATTGTTGGGTTATTACTAACATTAGTGATTATCTTTACCTTTCAAGCAGAGGTTATATTAAGCAATCCATTACATGTGTTATTAATCGCCATACCATTAACCATTCAGACGTTCTTTATCTTTTTCTTGGCCTATGGATGGGCAAAGGCGTGGAAATTGCCCCACAACATTGCTTCACCTGCTGGAATGATTGGTGCAAGTAACTTCTTTGAATTGGCAGTGGCAGTAGCCATCACACTGTTTGGTTTGAACTCAGGAGCAACCCTAGCAACGGTGGTCGGTGTTTTAGTAGAGGTGCCAGTCATGTTAACATTGGTTAAAATTTCCAACAGAACAAGACACTGGTTTCCTGAGGTAGCAAGAGAAAATTAA